One Leifsonia shinshuensis DNA window includes the following coding sequences:
- a CDS encoding phosphatase PAP2 family protein, which translates to MTATPPLHTAAHIQRRWPLISASVAVGLVLVLGAIIAFRPNEPFALDLKWMAEVIEHRSPVWTVPALFFNYVGGGILGSVVIPVVIVLVLLAFRRPWGATFFAIASVVSVICVQVLKHTVGRARPSEILVVADPGSFPSGHTANAATMVVVFGILFPRVWVWCVGGAWAILMAISRTYLGAHWLSDTIGGLLLGAGVAVIVWAPLAYKLAEESTRPHPFVLRRA; encoded by the coding sequence ATGACCGCGACGCCGCCGCTCCACACCGCCGCGCACATCCAGCGGCGCTGGCCGCTGATCTCGGCGTCCGTCGCCGTCGGCCTGGTGCTGGTGCTCGGCGCGATCATCGCGTTCCGGCCGAACGAGCCGTTCGCGCTCGACCTCAAGTGGATGGCCGAGGTCATCGAGCACCGCTCGCCGGTGTGGACCGTGCCTGCGCTGTTCTTCAACTACGTCGGCGGCGGGATCCTCGGCTCGGTCGTGATCCCGGTGGTGATCGTCCTCGTGCTGCTGGCGTTCCGGAGGCCGTGGGGCGCCACCTTCTTCGCGATCGCCAGCGTCGTGTCGGTGATCTGCGTCCAGGTGCTCAAGCACACGGTCGGGAGGGCGCGGCCGTCGGAGATCCTCGTGGTCGCCGATCCCGGCTCATTCCCGTCCGGGCATACGGCGAACGCGGCGACCATGGTGGTCGTGTTCGGCATCCTGTTCCCGCGCGTCTGGGTGTGGTGCGTGGGAGGGGCCTGGGCGATCCTGATGGCGATCAGCCGCACCTACCTCGGCGCGCACTGGCTGAGCGACACGATCGGCGGGCTCCTCCTCGGCGCCGGCGTCGCCGTCATCGTGTGGGCTCCGCTGGCGTACAAGCTCGCGGAGGAGAGCACCCGGCCGCACCCGTTCGTGCTCAGGAGGGCGTAG
- a CDS encoding multidrug effflux MFS transporter, producing the protein MTTVVHPGDSLTGRQRLSYILILGALTALGPFTIDMYLPALPTLESDFNVSTAMIQLTLTATTIGFGLGQLLVGPWSDKVGRRVPLIAATGVHIFACLAAAIAPNVELLGIARALMGIGAAAGGVVAMAMVRDLFGGRPLVRMLSRLALVNGLAPVLAPVIGSWLLLVMPWRGIFVVLACYGVFVITCVSLWIAETLPKARRHDAGHSTVGQRYRSVLSDRVFVGIAIVGAANFTGLFSYLSASPFIFQGLYAFTPQEYGLLFAVNSIGIIIGVQSASRLTKYFGPQWILAVSTAVMFLASIAIVVLDQAHVGLWGVAIPLWFFIAACGFGFPCVQVLALNNHGHEAGTAASLLGALNFGSAGVFSPIVGLLGTGSAAPMGAMMAVCAAVSIAALWLIVRPRTVPELAH; encoded by the coding sequence GTGACCACCGTCGTCCATCCCGGCGATTCGCTGACCGGCCGCCAGCGCCTGTCGTACATCCTGATCCTCGGCGCGCTCACCGCGCTCGGGCCGTTCACGATCGACATGTACCTCCCGGCGCTGCCGACGCTGGAGTCCGACTTCAACGTCTCCACCGCGATGATCCAGCTCACGCTCACGGCGACGACGATCGGCTTCGGACTCGGCCAGCTCCTGGTCGGGCCGTGGTCGGACAAGGTCGGCCGCCGGGTCCCGCTCATCGCGGCGACCGGCGTCCACATCTTCGCGTGCCTCGCCGCCGCCATCGCGCCGAACGTCGAGCTGCTGGGGATCGCCCGCGCGCTGATGGGCATCGGCGCGGCGGCCGGCGGCGTGGTCGCGATGGCGATGGTGCGCGACCTGTTCGGCGGCCGCCCGCTGGTCCGGATGCTGAGCCGCCTCGCGCTCGTCAACGGCCTCGCGCCGGTGCTCGCCCCGGTCATCGGGTCGTGGCTGCTGCTGGTGATGCCGTGGCGCGGCATCTTCGTCGTGCTCGCCTGCTACGGCGTGTTCGTGATCACCTGCGTGTCGCTGTGGATCGCCGAGACGCTCCCGAAGGCGCGCCGCCACGACGCCGGCCACTCGACCGTCGGCCAGCGCTACCGTTCGGTCCTGAGCGACCGTGTCTTCGTCGGCATCGCGATCGTGGGAGCCGCGAACTTCACCGGCCTGTTCTCCTACCTGTCGGCGAGCCCGTTCATCTTCCAGGGCCTCTACGCCTTCACGCCGCAGGAGTACGGCCTCCTGTTCGCGGTCAACTCCATCGGCATCATCATCGGTGTGCAGTCGGCGTCGCGGCTGACCAAGTACTTCGGCCCGCAGTGGATCCTCGCCGTCTCGACGGCCGTGATGTTCCTGGCGTCGATCGCGATCGTGGTGCTCGACCAGGCCCACGTCGGGCTCTGGGGCGTGGCGATCCCGCTGTGGTTCTTCATCGCGGCCTGCGGGTTCGGCTTCCCGTGCGTGCAGGTGCTGGCGCTCAACAACCACGGCCACGAGGCGGGGACGGCGGCCAGCCTCCTCGGCGCGCTCAACTTCGGCTCGGCGGGTGTGTTCTCGCCGATCGTCGGCCTCCTCGGCACGGGGAGCGCGGCGCCGATGGGCGCGATGATGGCGGTCTGCGCTGCGGTGTCCATCGCGGCGCTGTGGCTGATCGTGCGCCCGCGGACGGTGCCGGAGCTCGCGCACTGA